A stretch of DNA from Candidatus Bathyarchaeota archaeon:
ATGGTTAATATTATCAGGACTTAAGAATTCTAAACTTAGAACAATCAATATAGATGGGTACTTCCAACCTAATGCTTCATGGTCTACTCCAAATTTGTCGCCCTTGGAATTGAAAGAGTTCTTTGATGCTTTATTAGAAAAATTTGGTGAGAAGTAATATGTCAATGTTCAAAGACATTCCAGTTGATGTAGGAGTTGTATATGAAGGAGAACGAATTAGAAAGTCCGATCTGTATGTTGAACTTGGTGGACCTAAAATAGAGAGGAAGTTTGAGCTAGTACGAGTTAAAAAAATGAACGAAGTTAAAGATGAAGAGATTAAGATATTCGGTCCAGACATCAAAGAAATAAAAGAAGGAAGCAGCATCCCCTTCGGGATCTATATTGAGGTTGCTGGTAGAGAGTTAGAAGATGAACTAGAAGGTGTAATCGAAAGGCGAATACATGAATATGCGAATTTCGTTGAAGGATTTATGCACTTGAATCAACGTTATGATATGTGGTGTAGATTAAGTAAGAAATCAGTTGAGAAGGGTTTAAACTCATTTAAGCTCATAGGAAAAATATTAATACGATTATTCAAAACCGAACTACCTTTCATCAGAGCTATGCAGGTAACCTTCATTACAGACCCTAAAAAGGTTAATGAGATGTGGGACGACGCTGTGAAGATATATGAGGCAAGAGATGCAAGAGCAAGAAAGCTCACGGATAATGATGTGAACGAATTCTATGGTTGTGATTTATGTCAATCATTTGCACCAACTCACATATGTACAATAACACCACAAAGATACTCAAATTGTGGAGCAATAAGTTGGTTCGACGGCAGAGCTGCTTCAAGAATAGATCCAAAAGGCCCTATATACAAGATCAACAAAGGCGAGTGTTTGGATCCGACTAAAGGAGAATACACGGGAATAAATGAAAATGCGAAAAAGAAGTCTTTGGGAGAAATAGAACGCGTTTGGCTTTATACAGCTTTTGGGTATCCACATACTTCTTGTGGATGTTTTGAGGGAATATCTTTCTATATTCCTGAAGTGGATGGATTAGGAATAGTACATAGAGACTTTAGTGGTAAAACTGTAAATGGACTCCCATTCTCCACAATGGCTGATTCTGCAGCTGGCGGAAGACAAGTAGACGGTTTCCATGGTCTTTCTATTGAATATATGAGATCGAGGAAGTTTCTCCAAGTCGATGGGGGATGGAATAGAATTGTATGGATGCCGAAGACTATTAAAGAGCGTCTTAAAGATTTCATTCCCAAAGATATCTATGATAAAATCCCAGCAGAGGATGATGTTAAGAATATCGAAGGTTTGAAGGATTTCCTAAAGTCTCATGAACATCCAATAATTGAGCGATGGAAAGAAATGCCTGTTGAAG
This window harbors:
- the cdhC gene encoding CO dehydrogenase/CO-methylating acetyl-CoA synthase complex subunit beta; this translates as MFKDIPVDVGVVYEGERIRKSDLYVELGGPKIERKFELVRVKKMNEVKDEEIKIFGPDIKEIKEGSSIPFGIYIEVAGRELEDELEGVIERRIHEYANFVEGFMHLNQRYDMWCRLSKKSVEKGLNSFKLIGKILIRLFKTELPFIRAMQVTFITDPKKVNEMWDDAVKIYEARDARARKLTDNDVNEFYGCDLCQSFAPTHICTITPQRYSNCGAISWFDGRAASRIDPKGPIYKINKGECLDPTKGEYTGINENAKKKSLGEIERVWLYTAFGYPHTSCGCFEGISFYIPEVDGLGIVHRDFSGKTVNGLPFSTMADSAAGGRQVDGFHGLSIEYMRSRKFLQVDGGWNRIVWMPKTIKERLKDFIPKDIYDKIPAEDDVKNIEGLKDFLKSHEHPIIERWKEMPVEAEIPEVEEISVETSTPLVGMPISSGGYKIILKGAKIQAKKIIIKAPKKK